In Caldilineales bacterium, a single genomic region encodes these proteins:
- a CDS encoding cytochrome c oxidase subunit II: MHVHRYERAWAYFSIGLVFVFFLAIVTAALAGGIQAPAPVGQVDPNDLSGTDFARPGLRELSPGHYEAYILAQNWTWTPNEIRIPAGSRLTLYLTSADVQHGFKVEDTNLNGMVVPGQVTKLSRTFKTPGEYLIVCHEYCGNNHHNMSGKIIVEAAAAE; encoded by the coding sequence ATGCATGTCCATCGCTATGAACGAGCCTGGGCCTACTTTTCCATAGGGCTTGTATTCGTCTTCTTCCTGGCCATCGTCACCGCCGCCCTGGCCGGTGGCATTCAGGCGCCGGCGCCGGTGGGACAGGTCGACCCCAACGACCTTTCGGGCACCGATTTTGCCCGCCCGGGGCTGCGGGAACTCTCACCGGGGCACTACGAAGCCTATATCCTCGCCCAGAACTGGACCTGGACGCCGAACGAGATCCGCATCCCGGCCGGTTCCAGGCTCACCCTCTATCTCACCTCCGCCGATGTCCAGCATGGCTTCAAGGTGGAGGACACCAATCTGAATGGGATGGTGGTGCCCGGCCAGGTGACGAAGCTGTCGCGCACCTTCAAGACGCCCGGCGAATACCTGATCGTCTGCCACGAATACTGCGGCAACAATCATCACAACATGAGCGGTAAGATCATCGTCGAAGCCGCCGCCGCTGAGTGA
- a CDS encoding amidohydrolase family protein has protein sequence MKATLILPTWLITTPHQAPKPDWGVRLLGDRIAAVGANADLRASFPDDEIIDASGHVLAPGFVDAHTHLYGVLAHGIPLVKAPADFWGFLAEFWWPLVEDALDHEMIVTATDWVVAAMLRSGITGFYDCLEAPFALPDALFAQKEVVEQRGLRGILSFEATERVSKANGQLGLLENARFVDHCQAEGGPVQGLMCFHTTFTCSAEFIRQAFELGAERGVLTHMHCNEGVHEPNYALQHFGKRTLEYYDDLGVTGPGMLASQCVQLSERERAIIAERGVKVTHMPLSNCEVGGGIAPIPQQLAAEVTVGLGSDGYIHDFFEVMRGAFLIHKAAQLNPQLMPAHEVFYLATEGGAKAIGLEGVGRLEPGWAADLQVIAADFPTPAAEHNLYDQLVLWRNHTHVRDVMAAGQWRVRNGEVLGADLGAMRARVRRAAERMWARAR, from the coding sequence ATGAAAGCGACACTCATCCTCCCCACCTGGCTGATCACCACCCCCCACCAGGCGCCCAAACCCGACTGGGGTGTGCGTCTGCTCGGAGACCGCATCGCCGCCGTCGGCGCCAACGCCGATCTGCGGGCGAGCTTTCCTGACGATGAGATCATCGACGCCTCCGGCCATGTCCTGGCCCCCGGCTTTGTCGATGCTCACACCCATCTCTACGGCGTCCTGGCCCACGGCATCCCCCTGGTCAAGGCCCCTGCCGACTTCTGGGGCTTCCTGGCCGAGTTCTGGTGGCCGCTGGTGGAGGACGCGCTCGACCACGAGATGATCGTCACCGCCACCGATTGGGTTGTCGCCGCCATGCTGCGCAGCGGCATCACCGGCTTTTATGACTGTCTCGAGGCGCCGTTCGCCCTACCCGATGCGCTCTTCGCCCAGAAAGAGGTCGTCGAGCAGCGGGGTCTGCGCGGCATCCTCTCGTTCGAGGCCACCGAGCGGGTGAGCAAGGCCAACGGGCAGCTGGGCCTGTTGGAAAACGCCCGTTTCGTCGACCACTGCCAAGCCGAGGGCGGGCCGGTGCAGGGGCTGATGTGCTTTCACACCACCTTCACCTGCTCGGCCGAGTTCATCCGCCAGGCGTTCGAGCTGGGCGCCGAGCGCGGCGTGCTGACCCACATGCACTGCAACGAGGGTGTACACGAACCGAACTACGCCCTCCAGCATTTCGGCAAACGCACGTTGGAATATTACGACGATCTGGGCGTGACCGGGCCGGGGATGCTGGCCTCGCAGTGCGTGCAGCTTTCCGAACGCGAGCGGGCGATCATCGCCGAACGCGGGGTCAAGGTCACGCACATGCCGCTGAGCAATTGCGAGGTGGGCGGCGGCATCGCCCCCATCCCGCAGCAGCTGGCCGCCGAGGTGACGGTGGGGCTGGGTTCAGACGGCTACATCCACGATTTCTTCGAGGTGATGCGGGGGGCGTTTTTGATCCACAAGGCGGCGCAACTGAACCCGCAGCTGATGCCCGCCCACGAGGTCTTCTATCTGGCCACCGAGGGCGGGGCAAAAGCCATCGGGCTGGAGGGCGTCGGACGGTTGGAGCCAGGTTGGGCGGCCGATTTGCAGGTCATCGCCGCCGATTTCCCCACTCCCGCCGCCGAACACAATCTGTACGACCAACTGGTGCTCTGGCGGAATCATACGCACGTGCGCGATGTGATGGCGGCCGGGCAGTGGCGGGTGCGCAACGGCGAGGTGCTGGGGGCAGATCTGGGGGCGATGCGGGCGCGGGTGCGGCGCGCGGCCGAGCGGATGTGGGCGCGAGCGCGCTGA
- a CDS encoding MoaD/ThiS family protein, producing MIRVVLPHHLRTLANTGKEVTLQVEGPVTPRSILDALETAYPVLRGTIRDHGTLKRRSLLRFFACGQDWSQAPVDAVLPEPVATGAEPFMIVGAMAGG from the coding sequence ATGATCCGCGTCGTTCTCCCCCATCACCTGCGCACGCTGGCGAACACGGGCAAGGAAGTGACGCTCCAGGTCGAGGGGCCGGTCACACCCCGGTCGATCCTGGATGCCCTGGAAACAGCCTATCCCGTGCTGCGGGGGACGATCCGCGACCACGGCACCCTCAAACGGCGGTCGTTGCTACGCTTCTTCGCCTGCGGGCAGGATTGGTCGCAAGCGCCAGTCGATGCAGTGCTACCGGAACCGGTGGCCACGGGGGCGGAGCCGTTTATGATCGTGGGGGCGATGGCGGGAGGGTAG
- a CDS encoding phosphodiester glycosidase family protein, whose protein sequence is MRLLLSLAVLFLAAACIPAPAIVPTDTAAPLPLTASPSAETPAPSPSLAPTPVPAPTLAPAGFWQPLFPGAEVLTTGDGLTAIRHLAAGVRYSHRFEPDPGQGRGVGGWLSADGQARAAINCGFYLQEDAGYRHIGLLMTNGEGPTRLRSRWGGVLIVRDGAAFVVRNPQRLLAPATLGLQGWPMLVEARAVIPGLNDEDNDRRTAAGVDGQGRVVWVADARGRTLADFAHRLLRPDLGLVDAVNLDGGSSTGLRWRWTPVSPANGPESLPVPCALLLTPLEP, encoded by the coding sequence ATGCGCTTGCTTCTCTCCCTGGCCGTCCTGTTCCTGGCGGCCGCCTGCATCCCGGCGCCCGCCATCGTCCCTACCGATACGGCTGCGCCCCTGCCCTTGACCGCCTCGCCCTCGGCAGAAACGCCGGCCCCATCGCCTTCCCTGGCGCCTACCCCCGTCCCCGCCCCCACCCTGGCCCCGGCCGGCTTCTGGCAGCCGCTGTTCCCCGGCGCCGAGGTTCTGACCACGGGCGACGGCCTCACCGCCATCCGCCATCTGGCCGCGGGCGTCCGCTACAGCCATCGTTTCGAGCCAGACCCCGGCCAAGGCCGCGGGGTGGGCGGCTGGCTATCGGCCGATGGGCAGGCGCGGGCGGCGATCAATTGCGGCTTCTACCTGCAAGAAGACGCCGGCTACCGGCACATTGGCTTGTTGATGACCAATGGCGAAGGTCCCACCAGATTGCGGAGCCGCTGGGGAGGGGTGCTGATCGTCCGCGATGGCGCCGCCTTTGTGGTGCGCAACCCGCAACGCCTGCTGGCCCCCGCCACACTGGGCTTGCAGGGCTGGCCGATGCTGGTGGAAGCGCGGGCCGTCATCCCAGGATTGAACGACGAGGACAACGACCGCCGCACAGCCGCAGGCGTGGATGGGCAGGGCCGGGTGGTGTGGGTGGCGGATGCCAGGGGGAGGACGCTGGCCGACTTCGCCCACCGGCTCTTGCGGCCCGACCTGGGGTTGGTGGATGCCGTCAACCTGGACGGAGGCTCGTCCACCGGTCTGCGCTGGCGGTGGACGCCGGTCTCACCGGCCAATGGCCCCGAAAGCCTGCCCGTCCCCTGCGCCCTCCTCCTGACGCCGCTCGAACCCTGA
- a CDS encoding radical SAM protein — protein MSLLSLAPRLPAYWSFRRFGWPRLLPFSVVISISFRCNSKCRTCDIWRKPNDDMTVAEWDQVFASLGRSVEYLTFTGGEPFLRSDLDEMVIAGYRHCRPSYITIPTNGLLTDRILAQADHICRECQGTDVGINLSLDGVGDEHDDIRGVPGNWERAMATWQGLKALKARHPNLLVTVHTVISRFNAHRFRQIYDGLSFLQPDSYITEVAEERVELDTVGWGITPQPEVYAPIADFLSEQAKKAPAKGFARFTQGFRAQYYQIARRTLFEQRQVIDCYAGWASAHIAPNGDLWSCCIRAEPVGNLRQTGYDIRPLWFSAEMQALRRSIYQKECACPMANATYANMLLHPPTVARVAIDLIA, from the coding sequence ATGTCCCTCCTCTCCCTCGCCCCTCGTCTCCCAGCCTATTGGAGTTTCCGCCGTTTTGGCTGGCCCAGGCTGCTGCCATTCTCGGTCGTCATCTCCATCAGCTTCCGCTGCAACTCCAAATGCCGCACTTGCGACATCTGGCGCAAGCCAAACGACGACATGACGGTGGCGGAATGGGACCAGGTCTTCGCCAGCCTGGGGCGCTCGGTCGAGTATCTCACCTTTACCGGCGGCGAACCCTTTCTGCGCTCTGACCTGGACGAGATGGTGATCGCCGGTTATCGGCATTGCCGGCCCAGCTACATCACCATCCCCACCAACGGCCTGCTCACCGACAGGATCCTGGCCCAGGCCGACCACATCTGCCGCGAATGCCAGGGCACGGACGTGGGCATCAACCTCTCACTCGATGGCGTGGGCGATGAGCACGACGACATCCGCGGGGTGCCGGGCAACTGGGAGCGGGCGATGGCAACCTGGCAGGGCCTGAAGGCGCTCAAGGCCAGGCATCCCAACCTGCTCGTCACCGTCCACACCGTCATCAGCCGTTTCAACGCCCACCGTTTCCGCCAGATCTACGATGGCCTGAGTTTTCTGCAGCCCGACAGCTATATCACCGAGGTGGCCGAAGAACGGGTCGAGCTAGACACGGTGGGCTGGGGCATCACCCCGCAGCCAGAGGTCTACGCGCCGATTGCCGATTTCCTCAGCGAGCAGGCGAAGAAAGCCCCGGCCAAAGGCTTCGCCCGCTTCACGCAGGGCTTCCGGGCGCAGTACTATCAGATCGCCAGGCGCACGCTGTTCGAGCAGCGCCAGGTGATCGATTGCTATGCCGGTTGGGCCAGCGCCCACATCGCCCCCAACGGCGACCTGTGGTCGTGCTGCATCCGCGCCGAGCCTGTGGGCAACCTGCGTCAGACCGGCTACGACATCCGCCCGCTCTGGTTCAGCGCCGAGATGCAGGCCCTACGCCGCAGCATCTACCAGAAAGAATGCGCCTGTCCGATGGCCAACGCCACCTACGCCAACATGCTGCTGCACCCGCCCACCGTGGCCAGGGTGGCGATTGATTTGATCGCCTGA
- a CDS encoding CHAT domain-containing protein, whose protein sequence is MTTFHELDLRILRAGAGRYFVTAEIEGATPTAPEPLGWRALSQDDFVQALYQMREEEYTLKEATVIGVGTTLYDALFQGQVRKLFEAVYLRDVEPHPDTFLRLRLAIDEHAPEIAALPWEFLFWNGSFLATHARILLTRQLLNLNYGAIKALAIEGKPRLLALIPRGSGLDTDGEEQAIREILSQAQIPFEVLKGRVFIQDVIEALRAPGPAPFNILHFIGHGKFEHQEGAPPRALLRFNHPDLPDDGPAKTDEMWIDQMQIRQVVESQRDHLRLVILNACEGAEVAGEEQKQRGRMSGLGFVGMVPSLLMAGMPAVIAMQYEIRDDVAARFAASFYGALTSSAWMGRVDIAVSLARGDCFTNFKGSDWRGFGTPVLHLHAHDGVIFTPKAAPNPAAQAEPSPCPQPPKPDDSLLHDHRHSATPTLLSTAGSLREGIASLQQRIDYYQKVMAEDPLTAAVGLYPLQIERLKGEKRSREAELDRLTLVLCWRLYEDCLEHAARRQELTALEAERDDLQAQGKWVSYDLKNKISDLRQKLRELEDVLAKGRDACP, encoded by the coding sequence ATGACCACCTTCCACGAACTTGATCTGCGCATTCTCCGGGCCGGCGCCGGGCGCTACTTCGTCACAGCCGAGATCGAGGGCGCCACTCCCACCGCGCCAGAGCCGCTGGGCTGGCGCGCCCTCAGCCAGGATGACTTCGTCCAGGCCCTGTACCAGATGCGCGAGGAAGAATACACGCTCAAGGAAGCGACCGTCATCGGAGTCGGGACGACGCTCTACGATGCCCTCTTCCAGGGGCAGGTCAGGAAACTGTTCGAGGCCGTCTATCTGCGGGATGTGGAGCCGCACCCGGATACCTTCCTGCGCCTCCGCCTGGCCATCGACGAGCACGCGCCCGAGATCGCCGCCCTACCGTGGGAGTTCCTGTTCTGGAATGGCAGCTTTCTGGCCACGCACGCCCGCATCCTGCTGACCCGCCAGTTGCTCAACCTCAACTACGGCGCCATCAAGGCGCTGGCAATCGAAGGCAAACCGCGGCTGCTGGCGCTCATCCCGCGCGGGTCGGGCCTGGACACCGATGGGGAGGAGCAGGCGATCAGGGAGATTCTCAGCCAGGCCCAGATCCCCTTCGAGGTGCTCAAGGGGCGGGTGTTCATCCAGGACGTGATCGAGGCGCTGCGCGCCCCCGGCCCTGCGCCCTTCAACATCCTCCACTTCATCGGTCACGGCAAGTTCGAGCACCAGGAGGGTGCGCCCCCGCGCGCCCTCCTGCGCTTCAATCACCCTGACCTGCCGGACGATGGCCCGGCCAAAACAGACGAGATGTGGATCGACCAGATGCAGATCCGGCAGGTGGTCGAGTCGCAGCGCGACCACTTGCGGCTGGTGATCCTGAATGCCTGCGAGGGAGCCGAGGTGGCGGGCGAGGAGCAGAAGCAGCGGGGCCGGATGAGCGGCCTCGGCTTCGTGGGCATGGTTCCTTCGCTGCTGATGGCCGGGATGCCGGCGGTGATCGCCATGCAGTACGAGATCCGGGACGATGTCGCCGCCCGCTTCGCTGCCAGTTTCTACGGGGCGCTCACCTCCTCCGCCTGGATGGGCCGGGTCGATATCGCCGTCTCGTTGGCGCGCGGCGACTGTTTCACGAACTTCAAAGGGTCGGATTGGCGCGGTTTTGGCACGCCGGTGCTCCATCTGCACGCCCATGATGGCGTCATCTTCACCCCCAAAGCGGCGCCGAATCCCGCCGCCCAAGCCGAGCCGTCGCCCTGCCCTCAGCCGCCCAAGCCCGACGACAGCCTGCTCCACGACCACCGCCACAGCGCCACCCCCACCCTCCTGAGCACTGCCGGCAGCCTGCGCGAAGGGATCGCCAGCCTCCAGCAGCGGATCGATTACTATCAGAAGGTGATGGCCGAGGACCCCCTTACGGCCGCCGTCGGCCTGTACCCGCTCCAGATCGAGCGTCTGAAGGGGGAAAAGCGGAGCCGGGAGGCTGAACTCGATCGACTCACCCTCGTCCTCTGCTGGCGGCTGTACGAGGACTGCCTGGAACACGCGGCCCGACGCCAGGAATTGACGGCGCTCGAGGCCGAGCGCGACGACCTGCAGGCGCAGGGCAAATGGGTCAGCTACGATCTCAAGAACAAGATCTCAGACCTGCGCCAGAAGCTGCGTGAGCTGGAGGATGTGCTGGCAAAGGGCAGAGATGCTTGCCCCTAA
- a CDS encoding cbb3-type cytochrome c oxidase subunit I, which translates to MSTGLKRITLAYIILASLALFVGVLFGPFQALDHAQIDLYPALRAVLPFVRSYYHGLSLHGVLNALVWTFAFTAGFLLFITARALKRPYPRPWVPWLSLILMVVGTVITAIPMLLNQATILYTFYPPLQAPPMFYFGLVLVVVSTWVTGLALWQIHRAWRRQHPDQRTPLPAFMSLATYAMWFIASIGVAVEVLVLLLPWSLGWTQYTDPQLARTLFWYTGHPLVYFWLLPAYIAWYTILPRRAGGKLFSDSLARLVFLLFLLLSTPVGFHHQFTDPGVPTGWKFLHAAFTFILFVPSLLTAFTVIASLEHAGRMRRGKGLFRWIGKLPWHDPVVTTQLLAGISFIFGGIGGIINASYNINLVVHNTSFIPGHFHLTVGSAVTLTFMGVAYWLLPQLTGRRLWAPRLALLQAWLWFIGVMIFARGMHWAGMLGMPRRVPMSLANYYLEAWRLPSLMTAIGGTVMYVGGLLFFAVLVGSFLTRKVELNEEDYAFAEALSSEDRAPAIFERWRVWIGAAVALILLAYGPYLLNYTYHFVSRGYANYWPR; encoded by the coding sequence ATGTCAACTGGTCTAAAACGCATCACCCTTGCCTACATCATCCTCGCCAGCCTGGCCTTGTTTGTTGGCGTCTTGTTCGGGCCATTCCAGGCGCTCGATCACGCCCAGATCGACCTCTACCCGGCCCTGCGCGCCGTCCTGCCCTTTGTGCGCAGCTATTATCACGGCCTCAGCCTGCACGGCGTGCTCAACGCCCTGGTCTGGACATTTGCCTTCACGGCCGGCTTCCTGCTGTTCATCACCGCCAGGGCGCTGAAACGGCCCTATCCGCGCCCCTGGGTTCCCTGGCTCAGCCTGATATTGATGGTGGTGGGCACGGTCATCACCGCCATCCCCATGCTGCTGAATCAGGCCACCATCCTCTACACCTTCTACCCGCCCCTCCAGGCCCCGCCCATGTTCTACTTCGGGCTGGTCTTGGTGGTCGTCAGCACCTGGGTGACCGGCCTGGCCCTGTGGCAGATCCATCGCGCCTGGCGCCGCCAGCACCCCGACCAACGCACGCCCCTGCCGGCTTTCATGTCGCTGGCCACCTATGCCATGTGGTTCATCGCCTCGATCGGCGTCGCCGTCGAGGTGCTGGTGCTGCTGTTGCCGTGGTCGCTCGGTTGGACGCAGTACACCGACCCTCAGCTGGCCCGCACGCTCTTCTGGTACACCGGCCATCCGCTCGTCTATTTCTGGCTCCTCCCGGCCTACATCGCCTGGTACACCATCCTGCCCCGTCGCGCCGGCGGCAAGCTATTCTCCGACTCGCTGGCCCGTCTGGTGTTCCTCCTCTTCCTCCTCCTCTCGACGCCGGTCGGTTTCCATCACCAGTTCACCGATCCCGGCGTGCCGACCGGCTGGAAGTTCCTGCACGCTGCCTTCACCTTCATCCTCTTCGTCCCCTCCCTGCTCACCGCCTTCACCGTCATCGCCTCGCTCGAACACGCCGGACGGATGCGCAGGGGCAAAGGGCTGTTTCGTTGGATCGGCAAACTGCCCTGGCATGACCCGGTGGTGACGACGCAGCTCCTGGCGGGCATCAGTTTCATCTTCGGCGGCATCGGCGGCATCATCAACGCCTCCTACAACATCAACCTGGTCGTGCACAACACCTCCTTCATCCCCGGCCACTTCCATCTCACGGTCGGCTCCGCCGTCACCCTCACCTTCATGGGCGTTGCCTACTGGCTCTTGCCGCAACTCACCGGCCGGCGCTTGTGGGCGCCCCGATTGGCCCTCCTTCAGGCCTGGCTGTGGTTCATCGGCGTGATGATCTTCGCCCGCGGGATGCACTGGGCCGGAATGTTGGGCATGCCCCGCCGCGTGCCCATGTCCCTGGCCAACTACTATCTGGAAGCGTGGCGCCTGCCCAGCCTGATGACGGCCATCGGCGGCACCGTGATGTACGTTGGCGGCCTGCTCTTTTTCGCCGTCCTTGTCGGCTCCTTCTTGACCCGAAAAGTCGAATTGAACGAGGAAGATTACGCCTTTGCCGAGGCGCTATCGTCCGAGGACCGCGCCCCAGCCATATTCGAGCGTTGGCGCGTGTGGATCGGCGCCGCCGTCGCCCTCATCCTCCTGGCCTACGGCCCCTACCTGCTAAACTACACCTACCATTTCGTCTCCCGGGGCTACGCCAACTACTGGCCGCGCTAG
- a CDS encoding c-type cytochrome, giving the protein MKKLVLFTLLLLLAGCSALAPTPAAAPANTSDSTPTTTTGGMGMRMGMRSGMMERHRAPVPEPYKGQTSPMAASEEVLARGAAVYTTHCATCHGDGGMGDGPTAAALDPAPVPIAHTSQMMGEDYLFWRVSEGGAPFGTAMPTWKEVLSEEERWQAIQYVRALSAGTVAPRLGLGGAAFDPLAEATQRRQILAQAVAEAVLTQSEADTFAAVHEALDAYRTANPNAVATGNPVEQQAAMLAALVKAGSITQAQADAFAAVHDHLETSGLMQ; this is encoded by the coding sequence ATGAAAAAGCTCGTTCTCTTCACTCTACTGCTGCTGCTGGCCGGATGCAGCGCCCTCGCCCCGACCCCGGCTGCGGCCCCGGCCAACACCTCGGATTCGACCCCAACCACCACGACCGGCGGGATGGGGATGCGCATGGGGATGCGAAGCGGGATGATGGAGCGCCATCGCGCCCCTGTCCCTGAGCCGTACAAGGGCCAGACCAGCCCCATGGCGGCGTCGGAGGAGGTTCTGGCGCGCGGGGCCGCGGTGTATACCACGCACTGCGCCACCTGTCATGGCGATGGCGGCATGGGTGATGGCCCGACCGCCGCCGCGCTCGACCCTGCTCCTGTCCCCATCGCCCACACCAGCCAGATGATGGGCGAGGATTATCTCTTCTGGCGGGTGAGCGAGGGGGGAGCGCCTTTTGGCACGGCCATGCCGACGTGGAAGGAGGTTCTGAGCGAAGAGGAACGCTGGCAGGCAATCCAGTACGTGCGGGCGTTGAGCGCAGGCACGGTGGCGCCGCGGTTGGGATTGGGTGGCGCCGCCTTCGACCCCCTGGCCGAGGCGACACAACGCCGCCAGATTCTGGCCCAGGCAGTGGCAGAGGCTGTGCTCACGCAGTCCGAAGCCGACACATTCGCAGCCGTGCATGAGGCGCTGGACGCCTACCGAACGGCCAACCCCAACGCCGTCGCCACCGGCAACCCGGTGGAACAGCAGGCAGCCATGCTGGCGGCCCTGGTCAAGGCCGGCAGCATCACCCAGGCCCAGGCCGACGCCTTTGCCGCCGTCCACGACCACCTCGAAACATCCGGCCTGATGCAATGA
- a CDS encoding glycoside hydrolase has protein sequence MTGVRVLVGTRKGAFILTSDAKRAHWDISGPHFAGWEIYHFNGSPVDPNRLYASQSTSWFGQLIQRSDDGGATWEPVGNEFAYEGSPGSHLWYDGSQHPWEFKRVWRLEPSPIDADTVYAGVEDAALFRSTDGGKTWQELPGLREVSGHLWQPGAGGMCLHTILLDPHDARRLFVAISAAGAFRTDDGGATWRPVTKGLHSPYELPDPKAEVGHCVHSIAMHPSRANVLFMQKHWDVMRSDDAGEMWHEVSGNLPSDFGFPIAVHAHEPETVYVVPIKSDSEHYPPDGRLRVYRSRAGGNEWEALTNGLPQSNCYVNVLRSALAVDTLDSCGVYFGTTGGQVYASADAGDNWMPIVRDLPAVLSVAVQTLP, from the coding sequence ATGACAGGAGTACGCGTGTTGGTTGGCACCCGCAAGGGCGCCTTCATCCTCACATCCGACGCAAAGCGCGCCCACTGGGACATCAGCGGCCCGCATTTCGCCGGCTGGGAAATCTATCATTTCAATGGCTCGCCCGTCGATCCGAACCGGCTGTATGCTTCGCAATCCACCAGCTGGTTCGGGCAGTTGATCCAACGCTCGGACGATGGCGGCGCCACCTGGGAGCCGGTAGGCAACGAGTTCGCCTACGAAGGCAGCCCCGGCAGCCACCTGTGGTACGACGGCAGCCAACACCCGTGGGAGTTCAAGCGCGTCTGGCGGCTGGAGCCTTCGCCAATCGACGCCGACACGGTCTATGCCGGGGTCGAGGATGCGGCCCTGTTCCGCTCGACCGACGGCGGCAAGACCTGGCAGGAGCTACCGGGGCTGCGCGAGGTCAGCGGGCATCTGTGGCAACCGGGCGCCGGCGGGATGTGTCTGCACACCATCCTGCTCGACCCGCACGACGCCCGGCGCCTGTTCGTCGCCATCTCGGCCGCGGGCGCCTTCCGCACCGACGACGGTGGGGCGACCTGGCGGCCGGTGACGAAGGGGCTGCACTCGCCTTACGAGCTGCCGGATCCAAAGGCCGAGGTCGGGCACTGCGTCCACAGCATCGCCATGCACCCCTCGCGGGCCAACGTCCTCTTCATGCAAAAGCACTGGGATGTGATGCGCAGCGACGACGCCGGCGAGATGTGGCACGAAGTCAGCGGCAATCTGCCCAGCGACTTCGGTTTCCCCATCGCCGTCCATGCCCACGAGCCGGAGACGGTCTACGTCGTGCCGATCAAGAGCGATTCCGAGCACTACCCGCCCGATGGCAGGCTGCGCGTGTATCGCAGCCGGGCGGGCGGGAACGAGTGGGAGGCGCTGACCAACGGCCTGCCGCAGAGCAACTGCTATGTGAATGTGTTGCGCAGCGCCCTGGCCGTCGATACGCTCGATTCGTGCGGCGTCTACTTTGGCACCACCGGCGGCCAGGTCTACGCCTCGGCCGATGCGGGCGACAACTGGATGCCCATCGTCCGCGACCTGCCGGCCGTGCTCTCGGTCGCAGTGCAAACCCTGCCATGA
- a CDS encoding acyl-CoA dehydrogenase family protein: protein MLNFMLSPEQKMLRDLAHDFAENEIKPVAEYYDRHEEFAWPIVKKAVENGLFSVNIPEQYGGPGMSLLEECIMNEELAWGCSGVQTSLMLNSLAGLPILIAGNEAQKQKYLTRMAAGTLAAYCVTEPGAGSDVAGMKTYAERRGDVYVINGVKTWITNGPVADIFVVFAKTNREARYEGISAFIAERAWGVKTGKPLPKMGQHASKTSEVFFEDVEVPVENRLGPEGSGFLTAMKVFDSSRPAVSAAAVGVARRAFEEATAYAKTRMAYGKPIIAQQGVSFMLADMAMNIEAGRLLARQAAWLLDNGQPNTAQAAYAKAFCADMCMKVTTDAVQVFGGYGYSQEYPVEKLMRDAKIYQIYEGTSQVMRHIISRELAR from the coding sequence ATGCTCAATTTCATGCTATCGCCCGAGCAAAAAATGTTGCGCGATCTGGCGCACGACTTTGCCGAGAACGAGATCAAGCCCGTGGCCGAGTACTACGATCGCCACGAGGAATTTGCCTGGCCGATTGTCAAGAAAGCGGTCGAAAACGGGCTGTTCAGCGTCAATATTCCCGAGCAGTACGGCGGGCCGGGTATGAGCCTGCTGGAAGAGTGTATCATGAACGAAGAGCTGGCCTGGGGCTGCTCTGGTGTTCAAACCTCGCTGATGCTCAATTCGTTGGCCGGCCTGCCCATTCTCATCGCCGGCAACGAGGCGCAGAAACAAAAGTATCTGACCCGGATGGCGGCGGGGACGCTGGCCGCCTATTGTGTGACCGAACCGGGGGCCGGTTCGGATGTGGCCGGGATGAAGACCTATGCCGAACGCCGGGGCGATGTCTATGTCATCAACGGCGTCAAGACCTGGATCACCAACGGCCCGGTGGCCGACATCTTCGTTGTCTTCGCCAAGACCAATCGCGAGGCTCGCTACGAGGGCATCAGCGCCTTCATCGCCGAGCGCGCGTGGGGCGTGAAGACCGGCAAACCCCTGCCCAAGATGGGTCAGCACGCCTCCAAGACCAGCGAGGTGTTTTTCGAGGATGTGGAAGTGCCGGTCGAGAACCGCCTGGGCCCGGAAGGCTCCGGTTTCCTGACGGCGATGAAGGTCTTCGATAGCTCGCGGCCGGCCGTGTCGGCGGCGGCGGTGGGTGTGGCCCGTCGCGCCTTCGAAGAGGCCACCGCCTACGCCAAGACGCGCATGGCCTATGGCAAGCCGATCATCGCCCAGCAAGGCGTCAGCTTCATGTTGGCCGACATGGCCATGAACATCGAGGCGGGCAGGCTGCTGGCGCGACAGGCGGCCTGGCTGCTGGATAACGGCCAGCCCAACACCGCGCAGGCGGCCTATGCCAAGGCTTTCTGCGCCGATATGTGCATGAAAGTGACCACCGACGCCGTGCAGGTTTTTGGCGGCTATGGCTATAGCCAGGAATATCCGGTGGAAAAGCTGATGCGCGATGCCAAGATCTACCAGATCTACGAAGGCACCAGCCAGGTCATGCGGCATATCATCTCGCGCGAATTGGCTCGCTAG